A DNA window from Candidatus Sulfidibacterium hydrothermale contains the following coding sequences:
- a CDS encoding hydrogen peroxide-inducible genes activator — protein sequence MITLIQMEYAVAVDTYRNFAKAAEKCFVTQPTLSMQLKKMEEELEVILFDRSKQPVIPTEAGKEIIEQARLVLQEAKKIHRLAKEVKNKLSGELRIGIIPTIAPYLLPLFAGHYKQNYPEVHMKVEELITERIEEKLQKDQLDVGILVTPLHNKAIIEQPLYYEEMLIYSNRSNPLIRKPVIQVKDIASPELWLLSDGHCFRSQVINLCDLQELKSDQLPFDYAGGAIDTLIKIIDKEGGFTLIPELAGRELKGERRKQLRHFSDKIPLREVSLVYTRQFAKTKLVKSLAESIQKAVPSFMLDASRGSLVEWR from the coding sequence ATGATTACACTGATACAAATGGAATACGCAGTAGCCGTAGATACCTACCGCAATTTTGCCAAAGCAGCCGAGAAATGTTTTGTTACCCAGCCTACATTGAGTATGCAGTTAAAAAAAATGGAAGAGGAGCTGGAAGTTATTTTATTCGACCGGAGCAAACAACCGGTTATTCCCACCGAAGCCGGAAAAGAAATTATTGAACAGGCCCGGCTGGTATTACAGGAAGCAAAGAAAATTCATCGCCTGGCCAAAGAGGTAAAAAACAAATTAAGCGGAGAACTCCGTATCGGAATCATTCCCACCATAGCGCCATATCTGCTTCCGTTGTTTGCCGGACATTACAAACAGAATTATCCGGAAGTACACATGAAAGTGGAAGAACTGATTACTGAACGCATTGAAGAAAAACTGCAAAAAGACCAGTTGGATGTCGGGATATTGGTTACACCGTTGCATAACAAAGCCATCATTGAACAACCGTTGTATTACGAAGAGATGTTAATCTATTCCAACCGTTCCAATCCGCTGATCCGCAAACCGGTTATCCAGGTAAAAGATATTGCTTCGCCGGAGTTATGGCTTTTAAGCGACGGCCATTGTTTTCGCAGTCAGGTCATTAATTTATGCGATTTACAAGAACTGAAATCAGATCAGTTACCCTTTGATTACGCCGGCGGAGCCATTGATACACTAATCAAAATCATTGACAAAGAAGGCGGGTTTACATTGATCCCGGAGTTAGCCGGGCGAGAACTAAAAGGGGAACGCCGGAAACAACTCCGTCATTTTAGCGATAAAATTCCTTTACGGGAAGTGAGCTTGGTATATACCCGGCAATTTGCCAAAACAAAATTGGTAAAATCGCTGGCCGAGAGCATACAAAAAGCTGTTCCTTCATTCATGTTGGATGCTTCACGCGGATCACTGGTAGAATGGCGATAG
- a CDS encoding Dps family protein produces the protein MNNIGINKEKAQMLAERLQELLADYQIFYTNVRGFHWNIRGEKFFELHLKFEELYNDLILKIDEVAERILTLGFAPEYRYSRYISSSQIQETEQTANGTQNVKNLIDSFSVLITKQRELLQLSAEADDEGTNSLMSDYIREQEKLVWMYSAFLNRN, from the coding sequence ATGAACAACATAGGAATAAACAAAGAAAAAGCACAGATGCTGGCCGAAAGGCTTCAGGAACTGCTGGCCGATTATCAAATTTTTTACACTAACGTGAGAGGTTTTCACTGGAATATCCGGGGAGAGAAATTTTTTGAACTTCACTTAAAATTTGAAGAATTATACAACGATCTCATCCTGAAAATTGATGAGGTGGCCGAAAGAATTCTCACCTTGGGTTTTGCTCCCGAATACCGGTACAGTCGGTACATTTCGTCATCGCAAATCCAGGAAACCGAACAAACCGCCAATGGTACACAAAACGTAAAAAATCTCATTGACAGCTTTTCCGTGCTCATTACTAAGCAAAGAGAATTACTTCAGCTTTCGGCCGAAGCCGACGACGAAGGAACCAATAGTCTGATGAGCGATTATATCCGCGAACAGGAAAAACTGGTGTGGATGTACAGTGCTTTTTTAAACAGAAACTAA
- a CDS encoding AEC family transporter, producing the protein MSYNEVVTQSITILIVMILLGMMLREFKVLKEEHSKIFANIILNFTLPAMIFSSLSQSHFKFDHLVLALVMIITEVCAALLALLIGRLLKLSRPRLGALILASTFGSSGFLGYALVKIIFPDNARALADAAIVSEFGVAFMLFTFGVFIAMYFGKNKLGTKDIKKEIGRFFYSPLFFSLVLGIATSFLNPPQNNLVVSTFYKLLGIISSANTVLVTLTIGVMLHFRDLRKVWGVVLLAIFIKLIFQPLFSNLQASLFNFPVLWNKITVIEASMPSATMTAIFAKQYNCDSELTTILIFATFISSFFTMVMMVWLL; encoded by the coding sequence ATGTCTTATAATGAGGTCGTAACACAATCCATTACCATTCTTATTGTTATGATCCTGTTAGGCATGATGTTAAGAGAGTTCAAGGTTTTAAAAGAAGAGCATTCCAAAATATTTGCCAACATTATTCTCAATTTTACCCTTCCGGCAATGATTTTCAGTTCATTGTCACAAAGCCATTTTAAATTCGATCACCTGGTTCTTGCCCTGGTAATGATCATAACAGAAGTTTGTGCTGCCCTGCTGGCTTTGCTCATCGGCCGGTTACTGAAACTTTCCAGACCCCGTTTAGGGGCATTAATTTTGGCTTCTACTTTTGGCAGTTCGGGGTTTCTTGGTTATGCACTGGTTAAAATAATTTTTCCGGACAACGCCCGTGCGCTGGCTGATGCTGCTATTGTAAGCGAATTTGGGGTCGCTTTTATGCTATTTACTTTCGGGGTTTTTATTGCCATGTATTTCGGGAAAAACAAACTCGGTACAAAAGATATAAAAAAAGAAATCGGCCGTTTTTTCTATTCTCCCTTATTTTTCAGTCTTGTGCTGGGCATTGCCACTTCTTTTTTAAATCCGCCCCAAAACAATCTCGTCGTATCCACTTTTTATAAATTATTGGGTATTATTTCATCAGCCAATACGGTACTTGTAACGCTGACCATTGGCGTTATGCTTCATTTTCGGGATCTGCGCAAAGTATGGGGAGTGGTTTTGCTGGCCATTTTTATCAAATTGATTTTTCAGCCCTTATTTTCCAATCTACAAGCTTCCCTTTTTAATTTTCCCGTTTTATGGAATAAAATAACGGTAATTGAAGCATCGATGCCATCGGCTACCATGACCGCCATCTTTGCCAAACAGTATAATTGTGATTCGGAGTTAACCACCATATTGATTTTTGCCACTTTCATTTCCTCTTTTTTCACGATGGTAATGATGGTGTGGCTGTTATAA
- a CDS encoding peroxiredoxin: MEQELKEINIMPRIGDQAPDFEAVTTKGKIKFSAFAKDKWIILFSHPADFTPVCTTEMSGFAQRKAEFDALNTELIGLSIDSIHAHLAWVNNVKENTGVYFDFPIIADIDMKVSRLYGMLQPNESETAAVRAVFFIDPSKKIRLVMYYPLNVGRNMDEILRALEALQVSDANGVAMPLNWKKGDRVIVPPPKDLDEMQERIDGNYAEKIDFYLVKKDL, encoded by the coding sequence ATGGAACAGGAATTAAAAGAAATCAACATTATGCCGCGCATCGGCGACCAGGCTCCCGATTTTGAAGCCGTTACTACCAAAGGAAAAATCAAATTTTCAGCATTTGCCAAAGACAAATGGATCATATTGTTTTCTCATCCGGCTGATTTTACGCCGGTATGTACTACCGAAATGAGTGGATTTGCCCAGCGGAAAGCCGAATTTGACGCCTTGAATACCGAACTTATCGGTTTGAGTATTGACAGTATTCATGCCCATCTGGCCTGGGTGAACAATGTAAAGGAAAATACCGGAGTATATTTTGATTTTCCCATTATTGCCGATATCGACATGAAAGTATCCAGGCTTTATGGGATGTTACAGCCCAACGAAAGTGAAACAGCTGCTGTGCGGGCTGTATTTTTTATTGATCCGTCAAAAAAAATCCGGTTGGTCATGTATTATCCGCTGAACGTTGGCCGGAATATGGATGAGATTCTCCGGGCTTTGGAAGCATTGCAGGTTTCGGATGCCAATGGCGTAGCCATGCCGCTGAACTGGAAAAAAGGAGACCGTGTAATTGTTCCGCCGCCGAAAGATTTAGACGAAATGCAGGAACGTATTGATGGCAATTATGCCGAGAAAATTGATTTTTATCTTGTAAAAAAAGATTTGTAA
- a CDS encoding M64 family metallopeptidase, whose protein sequence is MKKLFLFVLVLLTLSVQAQFSKYFYNKTLRMDYYHSGNDTSEYYTFDELIEEPYWGGSHVNLVDTMNYGNYYVKVYNLKNDSLLYSRGYSTLFREWQTTDEAKKISRTFSETVVIPYPKENVRIELYSRDWNGKFHKKFSYVVDTNDYFIKHDRRLVYPDFNVRITGDPAHRVDVVILPEGYTEAEMGKFINDCKNFVNSFFTFAPYTQNKDKFNFRAVLAPSRQSGTDIPAKGIWKSTILNTSYYTFNSERYLMTMDDKSVRDLAANAPYDQIYILVNSKKYGGGAIFNYYNVAVNSNVKSAKIIIHEFGHGFAGLADEYYNDPTAYGKFYNLNIEPWEPNITTLHHFDKKWKDMVKPGTPIPTPATKKYRNTVGAFEGGGYEPKGMYRPMQDCLMKSFKGNKFCPVCQRAIQRMIDFYTK, encoded by the coding sequence ATGAAAAAACTTTTTCTTTTTGTGCTGGTTTTACTCACACTGAGCGTTCAGGCCCAGTTCAGTAAATACTTTTACAATAAAACGCTCCGTATGGATTATTATCACAGCGGGAACGATACCAGCGAGTATTATACTTTCGACGAATTGATTGAAGAGCCCTACTGGGGCGGCTCTCATGTAAACCTGGTAGATACCATGAATTATGGAAACTACTATGTGAAAGTGTATAATCTGAAAAATGATTCGTTACTTTATTCCCGCGGTTATTCCACCCTTTTCAGAGAGTGGCAAACCACCGATGAAGCCAAAAAAATCAGCCGTACTTTTTCTGAAACCGTTGTTATTCCTTATCCGAAAGAGAATGTGCGCATTGAACTCTACAGTCGCGACTGGAACGGAAAATTTCATAAAAAGTTTAGCTACGTTGTCGATACAAATGATTATTTCATCAAACACGACCGGCGACTGGTGTATCCCGATTTTAATGTCCGGATTACCGGCGACCCGGCACATCGCGTGGATGTGGTCATTTTGCCGGAGGGTTACACCGAAGCCGAAATGGGAAAATTTATCAACGACTGCAAAAATTTTGTCAATAGCTTTTTCACCTTTGCTCCTTATACCCAAAACAAGGATAAATTCAATTTCCGGGCTGTTCTGGCTCCTTCACGACAATCGGGTACCGATATCCCAGCCAAAGGAATCTGGAAAAGTACCATTCTGAACACCAGCTACTACACTTTTAACAGTGAGCGTTATCTGATGACCATGGACGATAAAAGTGTTCGCGACCTGGCAGCCAATGCTCCTTATGATCAGATTTACATTTTGGTCAACAGCAAAAAATATGGGGGCGGGGCTATTTTCAACTACTACAACGTGGCGGTCAACAGCAATGTAAAATCCGCTAAAATCATTATCCACGAATTTGGTCATGGTTTTGCCGGATTGGCCGATGAATATTACAACGACCCAACCGCTTACGGCAAGTTTTACAACCTGAACATTGAACCCTGGGAACCCAACATTACCACCTTACATCACTTCGACAAAAAATGGAAAGACATGGTTAAACCCGGAACCCCTATTCCTACGCCGGCAACAAAAAAATACCGGAATACGGTAGGCGCTTTCGAAGGCGGGGGCTACGAACCCAAAGGAATGTACCGCCCCATGCAGGACTGCCTGATGAAAAGTTTTAAAGGCAATAAATTCTGCCCGGTTTGCCAGCGGGCCATTCAACGCATGATCGACTTTTACACAAAGTAA
- the cysS gene encoding cysteine--tRNA ligase, whose product MENKLKIYNTLSRKKELFKPINPPHVGMYVCGPTVYGDAHLGHARPGITFDIVFRYLRHLGYKVRYVRNITDVGHLVADADAGEDKIQQKARLEQLEPMEVVKYYTDRYHKNMEQLNTLPPSIEPTASGHIIEQIELVKKILENGYAYESDGSLYFDVEKYNKDYHYGKLSGRRIEELMQNTRELAGQEEKRNPFDFALWKKADPTHIMHWPSPWSEGYPGWHLECSAMGAKYLGETFDIHGGGMDLLFPHHESEIAQANAATGHDPVRYWMHNNMITINGQKMGKSLNNFITLNEFFSGDHPALDQAYSPMTIRFFILQAHYRSTLDFSTDALKAAEKGMRKLFDAFYLLEELKPSATSSVDVKTIEEKCYEAMNDDFNTPVVIAHLFDLAHSINQVYAGKETMTQEDIDYTKRFFSTFLFDLLGLKDNKEKDDSALIDYLMQTILEIRQEAKNRKDYATADRIRDELAKMNIQIKDTKDGAKWSFK is encoded by the coding sequence ATGGAAAACAAACTGAAGATTTACAATACCCTCAGCCGGAAAAAGGAGCTTTTCAAACCCATCAACCCGCCACATGTAGGCATGTATGTTTGTGGCCCTACGGTTTATGGCGATGCGCATCTTGGACACGCCCGTCCCGGCATTACTTTCGATATTGTTTTCCGTTATCTCAGACATCTGGGTTACAAAGTGCGGTATGTCCGTAATATTACCGATGTGGGCCATCTGGTGGCGGATGCTGATGCCGGGGAAGATAAAATCCAGCAAAAAGCCCGGTTGGAACAGTTAGAACCCATGGAGGTGGTAAAATACTATACCGACCGTTACCACAAAAATATGGAGCAGCTCAACACGCTGCCCCCCAGCATCGAACCTACCGCTTCCGGACACATCATTGAGCAGATTGAATTGGTGAAAAAAATTCTTGAAAACGGATATGCCTACGAATCAGATGGTTCGCTCTACTTCGATGTGGAAAAATACAACAAAGACTATCATTACGGAAAACTTTCCGGACGACGTATTGAAGAGCTGATGCAAAATACCCGTGAGCTGGCCGGACAAGAAGAAAAACGCAATCCTTTTGATTTTGCACTTTGGAAAAAAGCCGATCCAACCCACATTATGCACTGGCCTTCACCGTGGAGCGAAGGATATCCGGGCTGGCATCTGGAATGCTCGGCCATGGGCGCCAAATATCTCGGCGAAACATTTGACATCCACGGAGGAGGAATGGATTTACTCTTCCCTCATCACGAATCGGAGATTGCCCAGGCCAATGCCGCTACCGGTCACGATCCGGTACGATACTGGATGCACAATAACATGATCACCATCAACGGGCAAAAGATGGGCAAATCACTCAATAACTTTATCACACTGAATGAATTCTTCAGCGGAGATCATCCGGCACTCGACCAGGCTTATTCACCCATGACCATTCGGTTTTTCATTTTGCAGGCCCATTATCGCAGTACCCTTGATTTTTCAACCGACGCTCTGAAAGCGGCCGAAAAAGGGATGCGAAAACTGTTTGATGCTTTTTATCTGTTGGAAGAACTAAAACCTTCGGCTACTTCATCGGTGGACGTAAAAACCATTGAAGAAAAATGCTACGAGGCCATGAATGATGATTTCAACACGCCGGTGGTGATCGCCCATTTGTTCGACCTGGCCCACAGCATCAATCAGGTTTATGCCGGAAAAGAAACAATGACACAAGAAGATATCGATTATACAAAGCGCTTTTTCTCCACTTTCTTATTTGATTTACTCGGATTAAAAGATAACAAAGAAAAAGATGACAGCGCCCTGATTGATTATCTTATGCAAACCATCCTGGAAATCCGTCAGGAGGCCAAAAACCGGAAAGATTATGCTACAGCCGACAGAATCCGTGATGAACTGGCCAAAATGAATATCCAGATTAAAGACACCAAAGACGGCGCCAAATGGAGCTTTAAATAA